ACGCTTTCCAGGAAACTGATATGGTGGGTATTTCACGTCCTATCGTGAAACACAGCTTTCAGGTCCGTCACGCAAGTGAAATCCCTGCAATTATCAAAAAAGCATTCTATATCGCATCAAGTGGTCGCCCTGGTCCGGTTGTCGTCGATATTCCTAAAGATGCGACGAATCCTGCTGAAAAGTTTGCATACGAATATCCTGAAAAAGTGAAAATGCGTTCTTATCAGCCGCCTTCACGTGGTCACTCTGGTCAAATTCGTAAAGCGATCGATGAACTTTTAAGTGCAAAACGTCCTGTAATTTATACAGGTGGTGGGGTTGTTCAAGGTAATGCATCAGCATTATTGACTGAACTTGCTCATTTGTTGGGCTACCCAGTAACCAATACACTTATGGGTCTTGGTGGCTTCCCTGGCGATGATCCACAGTTCGTGGGCATGTTAGGTATGCATGGTACTTATGAAGCAAATATGGCGATGCATAATGCTGACGTCATTCTTGCGATCGGTGCGCGTTTTGATGACCGAGTAACCAATAATCCGGCAAAATTCTGTGTAAATGCCAAAGTGATTCATATTGATATTGATCCGGCGAGCATTTCAAAAACTATCATTGCGCATATTCCAATTGTAGGGGCGGTTGAGCCTGTACTTCAGGAAATGTTGACGCAGTTGAAGCAATTGGATGTATCTAAGCCAAATCCTGAAGCAATTGCTGCATGGTGGGATCAAATTAATGGATGGCGTAAAGTCCATGGTTTGAAGTTTGAGACTCCGACTGATGGCACAATGAAGCCACAGCAAGTTGTTGAAGCTTTATATAAAGCGACTAATGGTGAAGCCATCATTACTTCTGATGTAGGTCAGCACCAAATGTTTGGTGCGTTGTACTACAAGTACAAACGTCCACGTCAATGGATTAACTCAGGCGGATTAGGCACCATGGGCGTAGGTTTACCTTATGCCATGGCTGCGAAGCTTGCTTTCCCAGATCAACAAGTTGTTTGTATTACGGGTGAAGCTTCAATTCAAATGTGTATTCAAGAGCTTTCAACTTGTAAGCAATACGGCATGAATGTGAAGATCTTATGCTTGAATAACCGTGCTTTAGGTATGGTGAAACAGTGGCAAGATATGAACTATGAAGGCCGTCACTCAAGCTCATATGTTGAATCATTGCCTGATTTTGGCAAGTTGATGGAAGCTTATGGTCATGTGGGTATCCAAATTGATCATGCTGATGAATTAGAGTCGAAGCTTGCTGAAGCAATGGCGATTAATGATAAATGTGTATTCATTAATGTCATGGTTGATCGCACAGAACATGTTTATCCAATGCTGATCGCAGGTCAGTCAATGAAGGATATGTGGTTAGGTAAAGGGGAGCGTACATAATGAGACATATTATTTCTGTACTCGTTGAAAACGAAGCAGGTGCGCTTTCTCGTTTGGTGGGGTTGTTCAGTCAACGTAACTACAACATTGAAACACTTAATGTTGCACCAACCGAAGACCCGACACTATCGCGTTTGACGTTAACGACTTATGGCGATGACCATAAAATTGAACAAATTACCAAACAGCTCAACAAGCTTGTTGAGGTGGTTAAAGTAGTTGATTTATCAGAAGGTTCGCACATTGAGCGTGAACTTATGCTAATCAAAGTAAAAGCATTAGGTGCTTCACGTGCTGAAATTAAGCGTACTGCGGATATTTTTCGCGCGCAAATTGTAGACGTAACACCAACAACCTATACCATTCAAATAGCAGGGACAACTGAAAAATTAGATGGTTTTATCGATGCACTTTCAGAAAACACCATTCTTGAAGTCGTTCGTTCAGGGGTATCTGGTATCGCCCGTGGCGAAAAAGTTTTAGCCATTTAATTTTTTAAAAAGTATTTTAGCGGAGAACACAAATGCAAATTTTTTACGATAAAGACTGTGACTTATCAATCATCCAAGGCAAGAAAGTAGCGATTATTGGTTACGGTTCTCAAGGTCATGCTCATGCACTTAACCTTAAAGACTCAGGTGTAGACGTAACTGTAGGTTTACGTGCTGGTTCAGCTTCTTGGAAAAAAGCTGAAAACGCTGGTCTTAAAGTTGCAGAAGTTCCTGCTGCAGTTAAGCAAGCTGACCTCGTAATGATTTTGACTCCAGATGAATTCCAATCACAACTTTACCGTGACGTGATTGAGCCAAACATCAAAGAAGGCGCGACTTTAGCATTTGCTCATGGTTTCTCTATTCTTTATAACCAAGTTGTTCCACGTAAAGATTTAGACGTAATTATGGTTGCGCCTAAAGCACCTGGTCACACTGTACGTTCAGAATACCAACGTGGTTCAGGTGTTCCTGACCTAATCGCAATTCACCAAGATGCTTCTGGTAATGCTCGTAACGTTGCACTTTCTTACGCTTCTGGTGTAGGTGGCGGCCGTACAGGTATTATCGAAACTTCATTCCGTGAAGAAACTGAAACTGACTTGTTCGGTGAGCAAGCAGTTCTTTGTGGTGGTGCTGTTGAACTTGTGAAAATGGGCTTCGAAACTTTAGTTGAAGCTGGTTATGCACCAGAAATGGCTTACTTCGAATGCTTACACGAGCTTAAGTTAATCGTTGACTTGATGTTCGAAGGCGGTATCGCTGACATGAACTACTCAGTTTCTAACAACGCTGAGTACGGTGAATATGTAACGGGTACTGAAGTAATTAACGAACAGTCTCGTGAAGCAATGCGTAATGCATTAAAACGTATTCAGTCTGGTGAATACGCGAAGATGTTCATCCAAGAGGGTGCATTAAACTACCCATCTATGACAGCTCGTCGTCGTCAAAATGCTGCACACGGTATTGAAGTAACTGGTAATAAGTTACGTGCCATGATGCCATGGATCCAAGCGAACAAAATCGTAGATAAAGAGAAAAACTAAGTTTTTTCTTTAGCTTGAAACGTGCGTTAGCGAAGTAAAACTTCGCTCTTGCACTCGGGCAGAGCAGTGCTCTGCTAGTCCTCGCTCATACCATGGATCCAAGCGAACAAGATCGTAGACAAAGAAAAGAACTAATATTCTTTTCTATTGCAATAAAAAAACCTGCTAAATGCAGGTTTTTTTATTTTAAAGGCTTTGAAAAGAGCTTAAAAAAGCATCATTAAGGTCAACTGACCTAGAGAAAAGAAATTCTATATTTTTCATATAATTGGATGCTTAATTTTTAGTTAGTTTATTGATTTCTAAAGTAAAAAATACTTGACCAAATATTAGATAATGTTATTGTTTATAGCTGACCGAAAAGGTCAAATTTACTAATATTTCTTTAACGTGTTTAATTGTATTTTGTGCAGTGAATTGAACAAAATAAAAAAAAGTATTGAATAATCATGGAAGTCCAATATGGGTCATGTTGATTACGACAGCACATTGATCGTCGGCTCTTTTATTGCGGCTGGCGCTATTTGTTATATCGTGATTTCCATGGAGCAATTAATCTTCAAAAAAATTTATAAAACGATTGAACCGCTCATTTTATTACTCAACGGTTTATTACTCGCAGCAGCCATTAGTATTGTACATATTGTAGGCATGCATGCTTACCATTTATTTGAAACCGGCAACGCGAATCTTCCTTTAATTACTCTTTCTTTTGGCATTAGTGCTGTGCTTTCTTGTGTTGCACTTTGGCTCACTTCTCGTTTCACACTACCATTATTTAGGTTGGTCTTAAGTTCAGTCATTATGGGCATTGGTATTTCCGCTTCATATTATGTGAGTATGCTAGGCTGGAATATTGATATTTATAAGAAAGATTACACCTCATTTTTAATTTTATTCTCTGTTTTAATTGCCATGAGTGGTTCAGGCTTAGCGTTTTTGTTGGCTTATAAATTAAAAGAAAGCGAGCGTAATCGTATAAGTTTAAAGCTATCTTTTGCGGTCATGATGACTTTAAGCATTATGGGCATGCACTATACGGCACTCATTGCGACCAATATTACCGATAAATTTGTGAGCCAATATCAGGCCGAACATGACTTGTTGCTCTTTACCATTATTTTAGTGACCTGTTTGGTACTGGTCGCGAGTTTTATTGTGGCCGTGCTAGAGCAACGACTAAACCAGCGAAATTTAGAACTACGTAAAGCCAATAAAGAACTAGCCACACTCTCTATCCAAGATAACTTAACTAAACTACCCAACCGACTTTACTTGGTTGATTATGCAGAAGTTCTCCTTTCAGATTATCGTTATAAAGAACAAAAAATAGCTTTTCTCTATATAGATTTAGATCGATTTAAATCGGTAAATGATGCTTTCGGACACCACATTGGTGATCAACTTCTTATTCAAATGGCCAATCGGTTACATTGGCAACTCAATGAAAAATGTAAGTTACTCCGAATTGGGGGCGATGAGTTTTTATTAATTGCTGAAAATACAGATACTGATGGCGCGATGTATTTAGCTGAAAAAGTATTACAGCTCATTCAAGAAAGTTACCAAATTTCGGGTAAAGAAATTAATATTTCAGCAAGTCTGGGCATCGCAATATTTCCAGAGCATGGACAAAATGTTCAAGACCTACTGATGAATGCCGATGCCGCCATGCTCATGTCTAAAGAGCAAGGTCGAAATACTTACACCGTCTTTAGTTATTCTACCCACCAGCAAGAAACAAGAAGTCAGTCAAAACTGATCAATGATTTATATAAAGCAGTCGATGAAAAACAATTCGTTCTCTATTACCAGCCGAAGTTTAATACCAATCTTGAGATTTGTGGGGTAGAGGCACTCATTCGCTGGAACCATCCATCTTTGGGTATGCTCACACCACACATGTTTATTGGTGGAGCAGAAAAGACAGGTTTAATTATTCCAATGGGATATTGGGCACTTGAGCAAGCGTGTCAGCAAATTCAGGAATGGGAGCGCAGCAATACTCAGTTTTATCCAGTTGCTGTCAATTTATCAGCTTTACAGTTTGAAAATAAAAAGCTCTTTAGTACGCTTGAAGACCTATTAAAAAAATACCAGATCCAGCCTCATCATCTTATTGTTGAAATTACTGAATCGACGGCAATGCGGCATATTGACTTAAGTATTCGTGCTTGTGAGCGGCTGCGAGATATGGGTATTCGAGTGGCGATTGATGACTTTGGGACAGGGCACTCAAGCTTCTTGTATTTAAAAGATTTACCTGTAGATGAGCTTAAAATTGACCGTGGTTTTATTGTAGATTTAAAGCCGGGTTCAAAAGAAGAAGTCATTTTAGAAAGTATTATTCATTTGGCGAAAAAGCTAGGTTTGACTGTAACCGCAGAAGGGGTCGAAACTCAGCAGCAAGTTGAGATTTTAACGCGTTTAGGCTGTCAGCAGTTCCAAGGTTATTTGTTGGGAATGCCTGTAAATGTAGGGCAACTGATCCAGTCACAAGGCGCTCATTTTGTTTAATCTAGCATTCAGTTAAATTTAAAAGAATGCTTGTTTATATAATATCTAAAACAATAATTTAATTAATCTAATGAAAAACAATAAGAATTTTAAAATCTTGGCATAAATTCCACATTGACACTTCTAAACTCTCAGATTATCCTTTGCCTGCTGGCCTACATTGCCAGGTGGTTTTGACAGACCACATACGACCGCATCAGAGTTTTCCCTTCTGAGGGATAGTTCTGTGTGTAAGCTCCTCGTCTCCTCCCGTAGCGGTA
This window of the Acinetobacter sp. XH1741 genome carries:
- a CDS encoding acetolactate synthase 3 large subunit: MELLSGGEMLVRALADEGVEHVFGYPGGAVLHIYDALFQQDKINHYLVRHEQAAGHMADAYSRATGKTGVVLVTSGPGATNTVTPIATAYMDSIPMVILSGQVASHLIGEDAFQETDMVGISRPIVKHSFQVRHASEIPAIIKKAFYIASSGRPGPVVVDIPKDATNPAEKFAYEYPEKVKMRSYQPPSRGHSGQIRKAIDELLSAKRPVIYTGGGVVQGNASALLTELAHLLGYPVTNTLMGLGGFPGDDPQFVGMLGMHGTYEANMAMHNADVILAIGARFDDRVTNNPAKFCVNAKVIHIDIDPASISKTIIAHIPIVGAVEPVLQEMLTQLKQLDVSKPNPEAIAAWWDQINGWRKVHGLKFETPTDGTMKPQQVVEALYKATNGEAIITSDVGQHQMFGALYYKYKRPRQWINSGGLGTMGVGLPYAMAAKLAFPDQQVVCITGEASIQMCIQELSTCKQYGMNVKILCLNNRALGMVKQWQDMNYEGRHSSSYVESLPDFGKLMEAYGHVGIQIDHADELESKLAEAMAINDKCVFINVMVDRTEHVYPMLIAGQSMKDMWLGKGERT
- the ilvN gene encoding acetolactate synthase small subunit — protein: MRHIISVLVENEAGALSRLVGLFSQRNYNIETLNVAPTEDPTLSRLTLTTYGDDHKIEQITKQLNKLVEVVKVVDLSEGSHIERELMLIKVKALGASRAEIKRTADIFRAQIVDVTPTTYTIQIAGTTEKLDGFIDALSENTILEVVRSGVSGIARGEKVLAI
- a CDS encoding EAL domain-containing protein; translated protein: MGHVDYDSTLIVGSFIAAGAICYIVISMEQLIFKKIYKTIEPLILLLNGLLLAAAISIVHIVGMHAYHLFETGNANLPLITLSFGISAVLSCVALWLTSRFTLPLFRLVLSSVIMGIGISASYYVSMLGWNIDIYKKDYTSFLILFSVLIAMSGSGLAFLLAYKLKESERNRISLKLSFAVMMTLSIMGMHYTALIATNITDKFVSQYQAEHDLLLFTIILVTCLVLVASFIVAVLEQRLNQRNLELRKANKELATLSIQDNLTKLPNRLYLVDYAEVLLSDYRYKEQKIAFLYIDLDRFKSVNDAFGHHIGDQLLIQMANRLHWQLNEKCKLLRIGGDEFLLIAENTDTDGAMYLAEKVLQLIQESYQISGKEINISASLGIAIFPEHGQNVQDLLMNADAAMLMSKEQGRNTYTVFSYSTHQQETRSQSKLINDLYKAVDEKQFVLYYQPKFNTNLEICGVEALIRWNHPSLGMLTPHMFIGGAEKTGLIIPMGYWALEQACQQIQEWERSNTQFYPVAVNLSALQFENKKLFSTLEDLLKKYQIQPHHLIVEITESTAMRHIDLSIRACERLRDMGIRVAIDDFGTGHSSFLYLKDLPVDELKIDRGFIVDLKPGSKEEVILESIIHLAKKLGLTVTAEGVETQQQVEILTRLGCQQFQGYLLGMPVNVGQLIQSQGAHFV
- the ilvC gene encoding ketol-acid reductoisomerase, which codes for MQIFYDKDCDLSIIQGKKVAIIGYGSQGHAHALNLKDSGVDVTVGLRAGSASWKKAENAGLKVAEVPAAVKQADLVMILTPDEFQSQLYRDVIEPNIKEGATLAFAHGFSILYNQVVPRKDLDVIMVAPKAPGHTVRSEYQRGSGVPDLIAIHQDASGNARNVALSYASGVGGGRTGIIETSFREETETDLFGEQAVLCGGAVELVKMGFETLVEAGYAPEMAYFECLHELKLIVDLMFEGGIADMNYSVSNNAEYGEYVTGTEVINEQSREAMRNALKRIQSGEYAKMFIQEGALNYPSMTARRRQNAAHGIEVTGNKLRAMMPWIQANKIVDKEKN